Proteins encoded together in one Impatiens glandulifera chromosome 1, dImpGla2.1, whole genome shotgun sequence window:
- the LOC124920138 gene encoding 1,4-dihydroxy-2-naphthoyl-CoA synthase, peroxisomal-like: MESAQRRLASLTCHLEPVHSGPINGASIGLSNCISVTDDSYNRVHGEVPSHKPVWQNIPFDETGKPWSDIIYEKTEGEGIAKLTINRPEKRNAFRPQTIKELSRALNDARDDIRIGVIILTGMGNDAFCSGGDQNMRSKEGYVDYDNFGRLNVLDLQIQMRRCPKPIIAMVAGYAVGGGHILHMCSDITIAADNAVFGQTGPKVGSFDGGYGSTIMSRLIGPKKAREMWFLSRFYNAVEAEKMGLVNIVVPLEKLEETTIKWCREINRNSPTAIRVIKSAINAADDGHAGIQELAGNATLIFYGTEEGDEGRKSFVEHRRPDFSKFPRLP; this comes from the exons ATGGAAAGTGCACAAAGAAGACTGGCATCTCTCACTTGTCATCTGGAACCAGTTCATTCAGGTCCGATCAACGGCGCTTCAATCGGTCTCTCTAATTGTATTTCCGTAACAGACGACAGCTACAACCGTGTTCACGGCGAAGTTCCTTCGCACAAACCTGTCTGGCAGAATATCCCTTTCGACGAAACTGGCAAGCCGTGGTCTGACATTATCTACGAGAAAACTGAAGGAGAAGGCATCGCCAAG CTTACTATCAACAGGCCAGAGAAGAGAAACGCTTTCCGTCCGCAGACAATTAAGGAGCTTTCGCGCGCGTTAAACGATGCTAGGGATGATATTAGGATTGGAGTAATCATCTTGACTGGAATG GGAAATGATGCATTTTGCAGTGGTGGGGATCAGAATATGAGAAGCAAGGAAGGTTATGTGGATTATGACAACTTTGGCCGATTGAATGTTTTAGATTTACAG ATTCAAATGAGGCGTTGCCCCAAGCCCATCATTGCTATG GTGGCTGGCTATGCAGTTGGAGGAGGGCACATATTGCATATGTGTTCTGATATCACTATTGCTGCAGATAATGCCGTTTTTGGACAAACAGGACCAAAG GTTGGAAGCTTTGATGGTGGTTATGGAAGCACCATAATGTCCCGTTTG ATTGGACCCAAAAAGGCACGTGAAATGTGGTTCTTGTCACGGTTCTACAATGCTGTTGAAGCAGAGAAGATGGGACTAGTGAACATTGTTGTCCCA CTCGAGAAATTGGAGGAGACAACAATTAAGTGGTGCAGAGAGATCAACAGAAATAGCCCGACAGCAATTCGTGTTATCAAATCTGCTATTAATGCTGCAGATGATGGACATGCTGGTATCCAG GAACTTGCTGGAAATGCTACGCTGATATTTTATGGAACCGAGGAAGGTGATGAGGGAAGGAAATCATTTGTTGAACACAGACGCCCAGATTTCTCCAAATTCCCTCGTCTTCCTTGA